A portion of the Lysinibacillus timonensis genome contains these proteins:
- a CDS encoding AI-2E family transporter codes for MTNKVWFQVGISLLILLLIVRYTLEIHWIFNPLFIILQTIFIPLLIGGVLYYISEPLQRLLEKRGMPRWGSILTIVLVLAGLLTGLALLVANPIMNQVNNLAKNAPYIGDKIMEATDFVINNKDNLPPQAEQLIDSVSESIQGIAVAGSQMIVSFITGAVSATFTLILIPFFFIFMLKDHEKFAPNIYNIFSGERRRWIKETLSDIDNVLRNYVQGQVLISAILAISIYIGYLLIGLDYSLLLAIFAFFMNMIPFIGPWISLAPAIVVALVQDPILVVWVCVITLVAQQVESNLITPNIMGEKLNVHPLTVISVVLAAGNIGGFIAIIIAIPTYAVIKAIVKNIYEERRKIREAATKSV; via the coding sequence ATGACAAATAAGGTTTGGTTTCAAGTTGGAATTAGCTTATTAATTCTATTATTAATAGTAAGATATACACTTGAAATTCACTGGATTTTTAATCCTCTGTTTATCATTTTACAAACGATATTTATTCCTCTGTTAATTGGAGGGGTTCTTTATTACATATCAGAGCCTCTACAAAGATTGTTAGAAAAACGCGGAATGCCTAGATGGGGTAGTATATTAACGATTGTATTAGTACTTGCAGGATTACTGACCGGATTAGCATTGCTAGTGGCAAATCCTATAATGAATCAAGTAAATAACTTGGCTAAAAATGCCCCATATATAGGAGATAAAATCATGGAAGCCACTGATTTTGTCATTAATAACAAAGATAACTTACCACCACAGGCGGAGCAATTAATAGATTCAGTTTCAGAGTCAATACAAGGTATTGCTGTTGCAGGCAGTCAAATGATCGTTTCGTTTATTACTGGTGCTGTTTCTGCCACGTTCACTTTGATACTAATTCCGTTCTTCTTTATTTTTATGTTAAAGGACCACGAAAAGTTCGCACCAAATATCTATAATATCTTTTCTGGAGAGCGACGTAGATGGATTAAAGAAACGTTATCGGATATAGATAACGTGTTAAGAAACTATGTACAGGGGCAAGTATTGATTAGTGCGATATTAGCTATATCTATCTATATAGGCTATCTTTTAATAGGATTAGACTATTCATTATTACTTGCGATATTTGCGTTTTTTATGAATATGATTCCCTTTATCGGTCCGTGGATTTCACTTGCACCTGCCATTGTAGTAGCATTAGTACAAGATCCAATTTTAGTTGTTTGGGTTTGCGTAATTACACTTGTAGCTCAGCAAGTAGAAAGTAACTTAATTACTCCAAATATAATGGGTGAAAAGTTAAATGTCCATCCGTTAACAGTTATTTCAGTTGTATTAGCTGCTGGTAATATTGGTGGATTTATTGCAATTATTATAGCGATCCCAACATATGCGGTTATAAAAGCGATTGTAAAGAATATTTACGAAGAGCGCCGAAAAATTAGAGAAGCCGCAACGAAATCAGTATAA
- a CDS encoding glycosyltransferase, whose amino-acid sequence MNNKKEVITMPLGDRRILSNVPDPEKVRLLIDRRGFHSETEVRFLNTNRLFDKRKLGQRYIADFPIQRIFSKKRGLLIGDFTCKNISNSGILISSENSCHPLLVGQQLTLTFEIPGGAMPEGFESKVTTNGTVVRVETEIVDGKPLTLFALNFDKPLDKYFKKRRWGYSLFISSLLLFLITFIIVLMRSESVIYFKFNQFLYSYSLIAAAFLLSRYLFGMFYKKVRTSPMYEPGVSIIIPVFNEEEWISRTILSCIDQAYPIDKLEVIIIDDCSTDRTAEKVRETIKRIHSVGEQFNTKERIQFYIQPVNKGKREALIEGVHLAKHDLVVFVDSDSFLEPNAIRNIVQPFQDPKMGGVAGRTDVENKYTNALTKLQTVRYYIAFRIMKAAEACFDCVTCLSGPLSCYRKELVLENANDWLNQKFLGHPATFGDDRSLTNYILKTHRTSYQDNAVCSTIVPSSYSTFIKQQMRWKRSWLRESLRAISFMWKKEPFMFLFFIIGFIVPIAAPIVVLYNLIYVPVVYHIFPTTFLVGLLLMALMMSLTHLFFKKSTLWFFGIFFVIFYEFVLLWQMPIAWVTFWKSTWGTRDTPQDILEKEKKRMKKLKKKRKYYPVYSGQGELKGE is encoded by the coding sequence ATGAATAATAAGAAAGAAGTTATTACAATGCCACTTGGAGATCGAAGAATTCTTTCAAACGTCCCCGATCCTGAAAAAGTTCGCCTATTAATAGATCGAAGGGGATTTCACTCAGAAACGGAAGTTCGATTCCTAAATACTAATAGGCTCTTTGACAAAAGAAAATTAGGACAACGATATATCGCGGACTTCCCTATTCAACGAATCTTTTCAAAGAAAAGAGGTTTGTTAATAGGGGACTTTACGTGTAAAAACATTTCCAATTCCGGAATACTAATCTCTTCTGAGAACAGTTGCCACCCTTTACTTGTTGGTCAACAGTTAACCTTAACTTTTGAAATTCCTGGAGGAGCAATGCCTGAAGGATTTGAGTCTAAAGTTACGACGAATGGAACCGTTGTTAGAGTTGAAACGGAAATAGTCGATGGAAAGCCTTTAACTCTATTCGCATTAAATTTTGATAAACCATTAGATAAATACTTTAAGAAAAGAAGATGGGGCTATTCACTGTTTATATCAAGTTTATTGTTATTTCTAATAACATTTATCATCGTATTAATGCGGTCTGAAAGTGTTATTTACTTTAAATTCAATCAATTTCTATATTCTTATAGTTTAATAGCTGCTGCCTTTCTATTAAGTCGATACCTATTTGGTATGTTTTACAAAAAAGTAAGGACAAGCCCAATGTACGAACCAGGTGTTTCGATAATTATTCCTGTTTTTAATGAAGAAGAGTGGATATCTCGAACGATTTTAAGTTGTATCGACCAAGCATATCCAATCGACAAATTAGAAGTAATTATTATTGATGACTGTTCAACAGATCGAACTGCTGAAAAAGTTAGAGAAACAATTAAAAGAATTCATTCTGTTGGAGAACAATTTAATACGAAAGAGAGGATTCAGTTCTATATACAACCTGTAAACAAAGGAAAACGGGAAGCTTTAATTGAGGGTGTCCACTTAGCAAAACATGACTTAGTTGTTTTTGTTGATTCGGATAGTTTTTTAGAACCGAATGCTATTCGTAATATCGTTCAACCTTTCCAAGATCCTAAAATGGGAGGCGTTGCCGGAAGAACAGACGTTGAGAACAAGTACACAAATGCATTAACAAAACTACAAACAGTTCGATATTATATTGCTTTTAGAATTATGAAGGCTGCAGAAGCATGCTTTGATTGTGTAACTTGTTTATCAGGACCACTATCCTGTTATCGAAAAGAGCTCGTTTTAGAAAACGCAAATGATTGGTTAAATCAAAAGTTTTTAGGCCACCCTGCTACATTCGGTGATGATAGAAGCTTAACGAACTATATCTTAAAAACACATAGAACGAGTTACCAAGATAATGCAGTTTGTTCCACTATTGTTCCTTCCAGTTATTCAACATTTATTAAACAGCAAATGCGATGGAAACGATCTTGGTTACGTGAGTCACTAAGAGCCATTTCCTTTATGTGGAAAAAGGAGCCCTTTATGTTTTTATTCTTTATTATCGGCTTCATTGTTCCTATTGCCGCCCCAATCGTTGTTTTGTATAACCTTATTTATGTACCAGTTGTTTATCATATTTTTCCTACTACCTTCTTAGTAGGCTTGCTATTAATGGCTTTAATGATGAGTTTGACCCATTTATTTTTCAAAAAAAGTACACTTTGGTTTTTTGGCATCTTCTTTGTGATTTTCTACGAGTTTGTTCTCTTATGGCAAATGCCAATCGCTTGGGTAACATTTTGGAAATCAACTTGGGGTACGAGAGATACACCTCAAGATATTTTGGAAAAAGAAAAGAAAAGAATGAAAAAATTGAAAAAGAAGAGAAAATATTATCCTGTATATAGTGGCCAAGGAGAACTGAAAGGAGAGTAA
- a CDS encoding DUF47 domain-containing protein, with protein MFSSRKQDPFFLSLHKIAENMREAIHYANKAKYETVADLKEVSIKMKQYETYGDNLIHELIVMLNKSFMTPIEREDILALANRLDDVLDGAEHCIAHFEMFSFTDIDESMRTFFDFITKSADEIVAAIELLNKKNLVEMRKHIILIKDYERECDEVSRSSIKQLFLKEKDPIRLIKFRDLYNQLEDIADYCQDVANTLETIIMRNA; from the coding sequence ATGTTTAGTTCAAGAAAGCAAGATCCTTTTTTCTTATCATTACATAAGATTGCGGAAAATATGAGAGAAGCAATCCATTATGCTAATAAAGCAAAATATGAAACCGTGGCCGACCTAAAAGAGGTTTCAATTAAAATGAAACAATATGAAACTTATGGTGATAACCTAATTCATGAATTGATCGTTATGTTAAATAAATCATTTATGACACCCATTGAGCGAGAAGATATTTTGGCTCTAGCAAATCGTCTAGACGACGTCCTCGACGGTGCAGAGCATTGTATTGCTCATTTTGAAATGTTCTCCTTCACTGATATAGATGAATCTATGCGAACATTTTTCGATTTCATAACAAAGAGCGCAGATGAAATCGTAGCAGCTATTGAACTGTTAAATAAAAAAAATCTGGTTGAAATGCGTAAACATATCATCCTAATTAAAGACTATGAACGAGAGTGCGATGAAGTTTCAAGATCGTCAATTAAACAGTTGTTCTTAAAAGAAAAGGACCCTATTCGACTAATTAAGTTTAGAGATCTATACAACCAATTAGAAGACATAGCGGACTACTGTCAAGATGTAGCCAATACACTTGAAACGATTATTATGCGAAACGCTTAG
- a CDS encoding glycosyl hydrolase family 18 protein → MSLWLVDWNYKASIEEASYINKGIENIQLFTTYFDQDYNLYQSHDAKQLIDQTFSHNALKSNDVYLTIINDQFISQHQVIQKNPEILTNLLSTKLTKEEHIQQIIKIAKQYPYEGVEIDYEKIPIDSVQAYCAFLEELNRELKKINLSLRVVLEPSFPIESADLPQDIQYVVMAYNLFGYHSGPGPKLNYEYLEKLTNKLSKTNLDVSIALATGGFKWSDKEIDDLTEQEVQQIIDDYPVNPSKDPYSDAMYFTYTDRNNNQHEVWYANNSTLQAWISYLKSKNFYEISIWRAGGLSTNTLDLLKLFPN, encoded by the coding sequence TTGTCACTATGGCTAGTTGATTGGAATTATAAAGCTTCCATCGAAGAGGCCTCATACATTAACAAAGGAATAGAAAATATCCAACTTTTCACTACCTATTTTGATCAGGATTACAATTTGTATCAATCTCATGATGCAAAGCAATTAATAGACCAAACCTTTTCACACAATGCATTAAAGAGTAATGATGTTTATCTAACTATCATCAATGATCAATTCATTTCACAACACCAAGTAATTCAGAAGAATCCTGAAATTCTAACAAATTTGCTCTCAACCAAATTAACAAAAGAAGAACATATCCAACAAATTATCAAGATTGCGAAACAATACCCATATGAGGGTGTAGAAATAGATTACGAAAAAATACCAATAGATTCTGTTCAAGCATATTGTGCATTTCTTGAAGAATTGAATCGAGAATTAAAAAAGATAAATTTATCATTGAGAGTGGTTTTAGAACCAAGTTTCCCTATTGAAAGTGCTGATTTACCTCAGGATATTCAATACGTTGTCATGGCCTACAACTTATTTGGTTACCACAGTGGTCCAGGACCTAAATTGAATTATGAGTATTTGGAAAAATTAACGAATAAATTATCAAAGACGAATTTAGATGTAAGTATTGCATTGGCTACTGGAGGATTTAAATGGAGTGATAAAGAAATAGACGACTTAACCGAACAGGAAGTCCAACAAATCATAGATGACTATCCAGTTAACCCCTCCAAAGACCCTTACAGTGATGCTATGTATTTTACCTATACCGATAGAAATAATAATCAACACGAAGTGTGGTACGCGAATAATTCAACTTTACAAGCATGGATTAGTTATTTAAAATCCAAGAACTTTTACGAAATCTCTATATGGCGAGCTGGTGGATTAAGTACAAATACACTTGACCTACTTAAGTTATTTCCAAATTAA
- a CDS encoding polysaccharide deacetylase family protein — MRKIIYLITLFLFIVGCSPSSELSLPTNANKLNIIPPTENKSETIQYVRITDKKMALTFNGLAEEETMLDILDELDKIKVKATFFIPGYRIAEDPTLVKDIIERGHTIHNNTLNHEIMDHYSYEQTFMEIELANKLFQEKLNYQPKYIRSRTGDSTLNLELAAAQLGMEVIGYSINPQDRNMQSAIEIANYVERFSTRGAIIQLNTYINPSVVPAIALIHQNAIKEGYELTTIEDLIASSHTVKTAEEILGTDALSLNPNYANVEPNLFYFKQTDQKEVALTFDDYAGDATTSAILDILDHYKIKSTFFLIGRGAEQNPNLAKLILDAGHEVANHSFHHLDVTQMDPVDLQKDVIKADQVLAEAIQDIPLRYFRPAQGIIDEESAKIISATGIDVIAMYDVTSFDWDTSLSAQDIYQRVMEDTKPGSVIVMHILDGKNNIEALPLIIEDLLSQGYEFKLMSEWISETAQGKQED; from the coding sequence ATGCGGAAAATTATATATCTTATAACACTTTTCTTGTTCATAGTTGGATGTTCTCCAAGCTCAGAATTATCTCTACCCACCAATGCAAACAAATTGAACATTATACCTCCTACAGAGAATAAAAGTGAAACTATTCAATACGTTAGAATAACTGATAAAAAGATGGCACTTACCTTTAATGGTTTAGCAGAAGAGGAAACAATGCTAGATATATTAGATGAGTTAGATAAAATAAAAGTAAAAGCGACTTTTTTTATACCCGGTTATAGAATTGCAGAAGACCCTACGTTAGTCAAGGATATTATTGAACGAGGACACACTATTCATAACAATACACTAAACCACGAAATAATGGATCACTACTCATATGAGCAAACTTTCATGGAGATAGAACTTGCAAATAAACTTTTCCAAGAGAAACTAAATTATCAACCTAAGTATATTCGTAGTAGGACTGGTGATTCTACACTAAATTTGGAACTTGCTGCAGCACAGCTCGGAATGGAAGTAATCGGATATTCCATTAACCCTCAAGACCGAAATATGCAAAGCGCTATAGAGATTGCAAACTATGTAGAGAGATTTTCTACAAGAGGAGCCATTATTCAACTAAATACATATATTAACCCTTCAGTAGTTCCCGCTATTGCTTTAATACACCAAAATGCGATTAAAGAAGGTTATGAACTGACTACAATCGAAGACTTAATTGCATCCTCTCATACAGTTAAAACTGCTGAAGAAATTCTTGGTACAGATGCACTATCACTTAATCCCAATTACGCTAATGTTGAACCGAATCTATTTTACTTTAAGCAAACAGATCAAAAAGAAGTGGCATTAACTTTTGATGATTATGCTGGGGATGCAACTACATCCGCAATATTAGATATACTAGATCATTATAAAATTAAATCTACTTTCTTTCTAATAGGTAGAGGAGCAGAACAAAATCCAAATCTAGCAAAGCTAATTTTAGATGCTGGTCATGAAGTTGCAAATCATTCCTTTCATCATTTAGATGTTACACAAATGGACCCGGTAGATTTACAAAAAGATGTCATCAAAGCTGACCAAGTTTTAGCGGAAGCAATTCAAGATATCCCATTAAGATATTTTAGACCTGCACAAGGAATCATCGATGAGGAGTCCGCAAAAATCATATCCGCGACTGGTATTGATGTAATCGCTATGTATGATGTTACGTCATTTGATTGGGATACTTCATTATCTGCTCAGGATATATATCAAAGAGTCATGGAGGATACAAAACCTGGTAGTGTAATTGTTATGCATATCTTAGACGGTAAAAACAATATTGAAGCTCTTCCATTAATTATTGAAGATTTGCTAAGTCAAGGATATGAATTTAAACTGATGTCAGAATGGATATCAGAAACTGCTCAGGGAAAACAGGAGGATTAA
- a CDS encoding SAM-dependent methyltransferase, whose product MDFEQMKQELLKRIDSKSLVNATISQPRQKSSELKRVKIKPIELKGQYHIQVEYQFERILKHENILVEKFEQFLEKMLEQFRQVHAQFTNETIQIQLSKKNKVVWKIEQTDEKSVNLSHNRKKQYLLDDSKPYPFLIRLGVQTGDGKVKKQKYDKFKQINRFLEFIDDCLDHLPQDKQIRILDFGSGKSYLTFAMYHYLKIEKGLNIKVTGLDLKKEVIEECRVIAEDLDYNDLEFLVGDIGDYNDETSVDMVVTLHACDVATDMALARAVKWGAKVILSVPCCQHELNRQLNSPALNIMTQHGLIKERFAALATDSIRAEILTLVGYETQVLEFIDIEHTPKNILLRAYYTGKKPSLEQLNRYETFVHFLSAKPFLQNELKDYLL is encoded by the coding sequence ATGGATTTTGAACAAATGAAACAAGAATTATTAAAACGTATAGATTCTAAGTCATTAGTCAACGCAACAATTAGTCAACCTAGACAAAAATCAAGCGAGTTAAAAAGAGTAAAGATTAAACCAATTGAACTTAAAGGCCAATATCATATTCAAGTTGAGTATCAATTTGAAAGGATATTAAAGCATGAGAACATTTTAGTAGAAAAGTTTGAACAATTTTTAGAAAAAATGTTAGAACAGTTCAGACAAGTTCATGCTCAATTTACAAATGAAACTATTCAAATTCAATTATCTAAAAAAAATAAAGTCGTGTGGAAAATTGAGCAAACGGACGAGAAATCCGTTAATTTATCCCACAATCGGAAAAAGCAATATTTACTTGATGATTCTAAACCCTATCCATTTCTAATCCGTTTAGGGGTACAAACAGGTGATGGGAAGGTGAAAAAACAAAAGTACGATAAATTTAAACAAATTAATCGTTTTTTAGAATTTATCGACGACTGTCTAGATCATCTACCTCAAGATAAACAAATACGGATTTTAGACTTTGGATCCGGTAAATCCTATTTAACTTTTGCAATGTATCACTATTTAAAAATCGAAAAAGGATTAAATATCAAAGTAACTGGATTGGATTTGAAAAAGGAAGTAATAGAAGAATGTCGTGTAATAGCAGAAGACTTAGACTATAATGACCTTGAATTTTTAGTAGGTGATATTGGTGACTATAATGATGAAACATCTGTTGACATGGTTGTAACATTGCACGCTTGCGATGTGGCTACCGACATGGCATTAGCTAGGGCAGTTAAATGGGGGGCAAAGGTTATTTTGAGTGTCCCTTGTTGTCAACATGAGTTAAATAGACAATTAAACTCACCTGCTTTAAATATTATGACACAACACGGTTTAATTAAAGAACGTTTTGCCGCTCTTGCTACTGATTCAATCAGAGCTGAAATTCTTACATTAGTTGGCTATGAAACGCAAGTATTAGAATTCATTGATATTGAGCATACTCCAAAGAATATTTTATTACGTGCTTATTACACTGGTAAAAAGCCATCTTTAGAACAACTAAATCGTTATGAAACCTTTGTTCATTTTTTATCAGCAAAGCCATTTTTACAAAATGAATTAAAGGATTATTTATTATAA
- a CDS encoding inorganic phosphate transporter: protein MDIILILTILVVIFALAFDFINGFHDTANAIATSVSTRALPPRVAVLLAAVMNFLGAIAFVGVAKAIASDIVDPFSLNVTPDDSTGTVVILAALLSAITWNLLTWYFGIPSSSSHTLIGSIAGAAIAAAGLGKINIGGFSSIIIGLIVSPFLALAVGFIFMSIFKLLFKNFNLYRTNKGFRTLQILTACLQSFTHGTNDAQKAMGIITMALIAAGLQTDDNVQDWVRISCAIAMGLGTSIGGYKIIKTVGTKIMKIRPVNGAAADLASASIIFGATLIHLPVSTTHVISSAIMGVGSAERVKGVNWGVARKIVLTWLITMPISAVMAAIIFYILNIFF from the coding sequence ATGGATATTATATTAATTCTCACTATTCTCGTTGTAATTTTTGCTCTCGCATTTGACTTCATTAATGGTTTTCACGACACTGCAAATGCAATAGCAACATCAGTTTCTACCCGCGCATTACCACCACGTGTTGCAGTATTACTTGCAGCAGTGATGAATTTTTTAGGAGCTATAGCCTTTGTAGGTGTGGCCAAAGCAATTGCTAGCGACATTGTAGATCCTTTTTCATTAAATGTTACTCCTGATGACTCGACAGGTACAGTAGTTATATTAGCAGCTTTATTATCAGCGATTACGTGGAACTTATTGACGTGGTATTTTGGAATTCCATCAAGTTCTTCCCATACCTTAATCGGATCAATTGCCGGAGCTGCTATTGCTGCAGCTGGTTTAGGAAAAATAAACATAGGTGGCTTTTCAAGTATTATCATAGGTTTAATTGTGTCGCCTTTCTTAGCGCTTGCTGTAGGATTTATATTCATGAGTATTTTTAAGTTACTTTTTAAAAACTTCAATCTATACCGAACAAATAAAGGGTTCCGTACGCTACAAATTTTGACTGCTTGTCTTCAGTCATTTACCCATGGTACAAATGACGCTCAAAAGGCAATGGGAATTATTACAATGGCCCTAATTGCTGCAGGATTACAAACTGATGATAATGTCCAAGATTGGGTCCGTATATCTTGTGCCATTGCTATGGGATTAGGAACGTCGATTGGTGGATATAAAATTATTAAAACTGTAGGGACAAAAATTATGAAAATCCGTCCCGTTAATGGAGCCGCTGCAGATTTAGCTTCTGCTTCTATCATTTTCGGTGCAACATTAATTCACTTACCAGTATCAACAACTCATGTAATCTCATCTGCTATAATGGGCGTAGGTTCTGCGGAGCGCGTTAAAGGTGTCAATTGGGGCGTAGCTCGTAAAATTGTCCTTACATGGTTAATCACAATGCCAATATCAGCTGTTATGGCTGCTATCATTTTCTACATCTTAAATATTTTCTTCTAA
- a CDS encoding YebC/PmpR family DNA-binding transcriptional regulator, translated as MGRKWNNIKDKKAEKDKNTSRIYAKFGVEIYVAAKKGEPDPESNAALKFVLERAKTYNVPKHIIDKAIDKAKGAGGEDYNELRYEGFGVGGTMVIVDALTNNVNRTASDVRAAFGKNGGNMGVSGSVTYMFDSTAVFGIEGKSADDVIEILLEADVDARDVFEEEDVTIVYAEPDQFHAAQEAFKAAGVTEFSVAELTMLPQTEVKLTGDDKVKFEKMIDALEDLDDVQRVYHNADLED; from the coding sequence ATGGGTCGTAAATGGAATAATATTAAAGATAAAAAAGCAGAAAAAGATAAAAATACCAGTCGTATCTATGCGAAGTTTGGTGTTGAAATCTATGTAGCTGCTAAAAAAGGTGAACCAGATCCAGAATCAAATGCGGCATTAAAGTTTGTATTAGAACGTGCTAAAACTTACAATGTCCCAAAACACATTATTGATAAAGCTATTGATAAAGCTAAAGGTGCTGGCGGCGAAGATTATAATGAATTACGTTATGAAGGCTTTGGTGTAGGTGGAACAATGGTCATTGTTGATGCATTAACAAATAACGTAAATAGAACAGCTTCCGATGTACGTGCTGCTTTTGGTAAAAATGGTGGGAACATGGGTGTAAGTGGTTCTGTAACTTACATGTTTGACTCTACAGCAGTATTTGGTATTGAAGGTAAATCTGCGGATGATGTTATAGAAATTCTATTAGAAGCAGATGTTGATGCACGTGATGTATTTGAAGAAGAAGATGTAACGATTGTTTATGCTGAACCAGATCAATTCCATGCTGCACAAGAAGCATTTAAAGCGGCAGGGGTTACAGAATTCTCTGTAGCAGAATTGACTATGCTTCCTCAAACAGAAGTGAAATTAACAGGCGATGATAAAGTTAAATTTGAAAAAATGATCGACGCATTAGAAGATTTAGATGATGTTCAACGTGTTTATCACAATGCCGATTTGGAAGACTAA
- a CDS encoding polysaccharide deacetylase family protein: MKIIRTILQIIIISLLLAVVIPFIFYTEKYKVLDQSKFTNTEGFIALSYFGVDLYGNTKYISKETLEKQLTLLKDQGFETISQQQIIDFYQNGSPLPEKALFLSFEDGRNDSSIFAQPILEKLNYKATMFTYANKMDTSDTKFLKPKHLIDMTNSGFWELGTNGYRLTYINIFNSEGEYIGLRDENNVPDKTEIEYYNHYLMDYIRDEYMITTETIDDMKERIKNDYSLIKNIYTEEFGYIPKAYAIMHANTLYNHMDKHVEEANDTQIKDIFSLHFNMELDAYNHSQEDLYNLSRLQVAPYWPINHLLMKIQEDSNIPIQFHIGKKELANNWILENGVAEFDDNKVIVTSYPSEESKLTYHQAIPYNSEIQFTLKGNVVGNQSLYLKNTQNQNQLIINLKNNELSISETTETGENLLGEFPLDEIKWNEEDYAFNKATTYNYWDTQQGSRIDEEEYPSNIPNERQFNVTLLDNELIIVIDQKQTFTITFSEFKASEKLYLSFGGSAISQDTTHEQYKDTIYDAIISSVIIKRNDNVIFTTESNGINYSIDKVSEYFTNTVDFFIEIF; encoded by the coding sequence ATGAAAATCATAAGAACAATATTACAAATTATTATTATCAGTCTTCTATTAGCAGTCGTAATCCCCTTCATTTTTTATACAGAAAAATACAAGGTTTTAGATCAAAGCAAGTTTACGAATACAGAAGGATTTATTGCACTATCTTACTTTGGTGTCGATCTTTATGGCAATACAAAATATATTTCAAAAGAAACTCTTGAGAAACAACTTACACTTTTAAAAGATCAAGGTTTTGAAACGATTTCCCAACAGCAAATTATCGATTTTTACCAAAATGGTTCTCCCCTACCTGAAAAAGCACTTTTTTTATCATTCGAAGATGGGCGGAACGATTCGAGCATATTTGCCCAGCCTATTTTAGAGAAACTTAACTATAAAGCTACGATGTTTACTTATGCAAATAAGATGGATACGTCTGACACAAAGTTCTTAAAACCAAAGCATTTAATAGATATGACAAATAGCGGTTTCTGGGAATTGGGCACAAATGGGTACCGATTAACTTATATAAACATATTTAATAGCGAAGGCGAGTATATTGGCTTACGTGACGAAAACAATGTACCCGATAAAACTGAAATTGAATATTACAATCATTATTTAATGGATTATATCCGAGACGAATATATGATCACAACCGAAACAATCGATGACATGAAAGAGCGAATCAAAAATGATTATTCACTAATTAAGAATATTTATACCGAAGAATTCGGTTATATTCCAAAAGCGTATGCAATCATGCATGCGAATACACTCTATAATCATATGGACAAACATGTTGAGGAAGCTAATGACACTCAAATAAAGGATATATTTTCATTACATTTTAATATGGAGCTAGATGCATATAATCATTCACAAGAAGACCTTTATAATTTATCTCGATTACAAGTTGCTCCTTATTGGCCTATAAATCATTTACTAATGAAAATTCAGGAGGACAGTAATATACCTATTCAATTTCATATTGGGAAAAAAGAATTAGCAAATAATTGGATTTTAGAAAATGGAGTTGCGGAGTTTGATGATAATAAAGTGATTGTAACTTCCTACCCTTCGGAAGAATCGAAACTAACGTATCACCAAGCTATTCCTTATAACTCAGAGATTCAATTTACACTTAAAGGCAATGTTGTTGGAAATCAATCTCTTTACTTAAAAAATACCCAAAATCAAAACCAGTTAATAATAAACTTAAAAAATAATGAACTAAGTATTTCAGAAACTACAGAAACAGGTGAAAATCTATTAGGAGAATTCCCATTGGATGAGATTAAGTGGAACGAAGAAGATTACGCATTTAATAAAGCAACCACATATAATTATTGGGATACACAACAAGGTTCAAGAATTGATGAAGAAGAGTATCCTAGTAACATTCCAAATGAGAGACAATTTAATGTTACTTTACTAGATAACGAGCTTATTATCGTAATTGATCAAAAACAGACATTTACGATTACGTTTTCAGAATTTAAGGCATCCGAAAAACTTTATCTATCATTTGGTGGTTCTGCCATTTCACAAGATACCACTCATGAACAATATAAAGACACAATTTACGATGCAATCATATCTAGCGTGATAATAAAAAGAAATGACAATGTCATATTTACTACTGAATCAAACGGAATAAATTATTCAATCGATAAAGTATCTGAATATTTCACTAACACAGTAGATTTCTTTATTGAAATATTTTAA